Within Paenibacillus sabinae T27, the genomic segment TTATCAAAATCCGCAGATTCGATGAACTGGGCGAACACATTATCGTGCAGGGAGGCACTTTCTACAATGAAGCCGTGCTGCGCGCCTTTGAGCAACTGACGGGGAGAACCGTCATACGCCCGGATATCGCCGGCGTGATGGGAGCCTACGGCTGCGCCCTGCTCGCCAGAGAGAACGCGGCGGAGAGCGGCGTCAGCACGCTGCTCGGCGCTGAGGAGCTGGAGAGCTTTGCCTATGAGGTGACGCAGGGCCGCTGCGGCCGCTGCGGCAACAACTGCCCGCTGACGATCAGCCGGTTCCCGGACCGCAGCTTCCATGTCACCGGCAACCGCTGCGAACGCGGAGCCGGCGGGAAGAAAGAAAAGAACAAGCTGCCGAATCTGATGCAGTATAAATACGAACGCTTCCTGGATTACGCTCCCCTCCCCGATGAGGAGGCCGTCCGAGGCGTTGTCGGAATGCCGCGCGCCATGAACCTGTTCGAGAACTATCCATTCTGGCATGCGTTCTTTACCTCTCTTCGCTACAAGGTGGTACTGTCTCCAAAGTCGGACAAAAAGCTGTACGAAAGCGGCATGGACACCATTCCGTCCGAAGCGGTCTGCTATCCGGCCAAAATGGCCCACGGCCATGTGCAGAGCCTGCTCGGCAAGGGCGTCGATTTTATTTTCTACCCCGCCATCGTTTATGAGAAGAAAGAGGATGAAGCCGCCGACAACCACTTTAACTGCCCGGTCGTCGCCTCCTACCCGGAAGTCATCCGCAACAATATGGACGGCCTCAAAGAGAAGGGCATTCCGCTTGTCAGCCCGTTCCTGACCTTTGATGACATTTCGGCGCTGACGAAAGGGCTGGCGCGCACGTTCCCGGATATCCCGAAGGATGAGATTGCCGCCGCCATTCAGGCCGGGCTGGCCGAAGCGGAGCGGGCGAAGAGCGACTTGCGCCGGAAAGGCGAGGAGACGCTGGCGTTCCTGGAAGAGACCGGCATCAAGGGCATTCTGCTGTGCGGGCATCCGTATCACGCTGATCCTGAAATCAACCATGGCATCGCAGATCTTATTACCGGCATGGGGCTGGCCGTTCTGACCGAGGATGCCGTCTTCCATCTGGGGAGCGCCGAGGGCGAACTGGGCGTGGTCAATCAATGGACCTACCACGCCCGGATCTACCGGGCCGCGCGGCTCGCCGCTGAGCGCAGTGACCTGGAGCTGGTGCAGCTTACCTCGTTCGGCTGCGGCATCGACGCCATTACCTGCGATGCGGTGCAGAATATTTTGGAGCGGAGGGGCAAGGTGTATACGCTGATCAAGATCGACGAGATCAGCAATTTGGGAGCGGCCCGCATCCGCCTGCGCTCGCTGCTCGCGGCGATGCGCGAGCGGGAGAACGGCGAGGAAGCGCCGCTTCGGGCCGAAGCTGCCGGAAAGACTGTGCCGTTTACCAAAGACATGAAGTCGGCTTATACGATCCTTGCGCCGCAGATGTCGCCGGTCCACTTCGAGCTGTTCGAGCGGGTGTTCCGGGATTTCGGATACCGGCTTAAAGTGCTTGAGAAGTCCGGCCCCGAGGAGACGGAGGAAGGCCTGAAGTATGTCAATAACGACGCCTGCTACCCGGCCATTGTGACGATCGGTCAAATCCTGTCGGCTCTGCAGAGCGGGGATTACGATCCGGAACGCACAGCGGTCATCATGTCGCAGACGGGCGGGGGCTGCCGGGCAACGAATTACATTTCCCTGCTGCGCAAGGCGCTTAAGGATGCGGGTCTTGAGAAGATTCCGGTGCTGTCGCTGAACGCTTCGGGTATGGAGAACCAGCCGGGCTTCCGGATCGGACTCAAGATGATCAACCGGATGTTCGCCGCGGCGTGCTACGGCGACTTGCTGATGCGGCTGCTGCACCGCTTCAGACCCTACGAGAAGGTTCCGGGGAGCGCCGAAGCGCTGTTCCGGAAGGGGATGGAGCGCTGCAAGGACAGCTTGTCATCCTTCTCGTTCCGCGATTACAAGAAGCTCGCCCGCGAGATTGCTTCCGAATTCAGCCGCCTGCCGCTGACGTCTGCGGTTAAGCCGCGGGTCGGCGTCGTCGGCGAGATTCTGATCAAGTTCCATCCCGACGCCAACAATCGGATTGTCGAGCTGATCGAAGCCGAGGGTGGGGAAGCGGTGCTGCCCGATTTTCTCGATTTCATCTTCTACTGCCTGTACAATCCGATTTACCGGGCGGAGCAGTTCGGCAAGAACAAAACGCTCGGACTGATCAACCCGCTGCTCATTTCGTATTTGCAGATGTACCGTAAGCCGATCGCGGCTGCGCTTGAAGAGGCGGGGGTCGCTCATAAGGACAAGAACATTTACCGTCTGGCCGAGAAGGCCGAACGGCTCGTGTCCATCGGCAACCAGATGGGCGAGGGCTGGTTCCTGACCGCCGAGATGATGGAGCTTCTTGACCACGGCGTCAACAATATCGTCTGCATCCAGCCGTTCGCCTGCCTTCCGAACCATATTACCGGGCGCGGGACGATGAAAGGCCTGAAAGAGCTGTATCCAAGCGCGAATATCGCCGCGATCGATTATGATGCAGGGGTCAGTGTCGTGAACCAGACGAACCGGATCAAGCTGATGATGTCGATTGCGGCCGAGCTCGAGAACGGCGGGGCGTTCTTTGAGGAATCAAGCGGCCCCAAGGCGGGGTCGCAGCTGAAGACGGCCCGGGCTTAGCAGCCAAGGGAAAGGACGGCGCGGCATTTATGTTGTACCGTCTGTGCTTTGAGAGCGAACCGTCCGCTTTTATTATGGAAAAATAATCAAGAGATTCTGTCCGGAGGGACAGGGTCTCTTTTTCTTGTACTTGCGTCTTAAAAGACGCCGTCAGGCATTTCTTCTTGGAAACTTTCAGTGCCCGGTTGACGGAAATTTAAGTAAGCAGTAAAATATTTCGCATACGAAATATATAGGTTTAAAATAGATGGAGGATCAAGATAGATGGATGACAGGGAACAGCTTGACGAAATCGTGTCCTCCTTCCGGCGCATCAGCCATTCGTTTCAGCAGCTGCTGTGGAAGGACGCGGAGCAGTTCGGCATTACTCCCGCCCAGCTGATGGTGCTGCGCAAGCTTTCGCTTTGCTCGGAGATGTCGGTAACCGAGCTTGCGGAACGGATGTATCTCGGCAACAGCTCGGTGAGCGGACTGGTTGAACGGATGGTTAAGGCGGAATTGATTACAAGGAAGCGGGCGGAGGATGATCGCCGTATTTTCCGGCTCGCGCTGACAGAGAAAGGCAAGGAAATCTGGGAGAAGAGCGAAGTGGAGCTGAGGAAGCATCTGCTTCCGCTGACTCACATTCCCCGGGAAGACGTGAAGGAGCTGCTCCGGATTCATGGCCGGATTATTGAAATATTAGAACAAGGGAGAGAACAGTCAGAATTATGAGCACGATAACCGCAAACGCTGCAGTGGCGGCAAAAAATATCCGCAGAGGCCCGATCATCGCGGCGCTCCTGATCGGCGCGTTCGTCGCGCTGCTGAATCAGACGCTGATGAACGTCGCTCTGCCGAAGATGATGGACAGCCTTGGCATCGAGGCCAATACAGCCCAATGGCTGACCACCGGCTTTATGCTGGTGAACGGGGTATTTGTTCCGGTCAGCGCCTATCTTACCGAGAAGTTTACGACGCGCACCCTGTTTATTACGGCTATGTCCTTATTTTCAATCGGTACGCTGGTCTGTGCACTCGGGCCCGGCTTTGAGGTGATTATGGTCGGGCGGGTCATCCAGGCCGCGGGTGCCGGCATTCTGATGCCGCTGATGAACATCGTATTTCTGATGATCTTCCCGATCGAAGAGCGCGGCAAAGCGATGGGACTGATGGCGGTCGCCATGATTTTTGCGCCGGCCGTTGGCCCGACTCTCTCAGGCTGGGTTGTTCAGAACTATTCCTGGCGGGTGCTGTTCTATATTGTGCTGCCACTCGCTATTTTTGCCACGCTGCTGGGCGTGAAGTTTATGCAGAACGTGACGGTCAAGACATCGCCCAAGCTGGATAAGCCGGGAGTTATTTTCTCGACACTCGGGTTTGGCGGACTGCTGTACGGCTTAAGCGACGCGGGAACCGACGGCTGGAACAGCATCACGGTTATCCTCTCGCTGACTGTGGGTGTGATCGGACTCGCCCTGCTCGTATGGAGAGAACTGGTCACGGATAAGCCGATGCTCGAATTCCGCATTTTCCGCTACAACATGTATTCGCTCACCACCGTCATTAACATTATCGTCACGATGGGCATGTATTCCGGCATGATCCTGCTGCCGCTGTACCTGCAGAAGATCCGCGGATTTACACCGCTGGAATCCGGCGTCATGCTGCTGCCGGGAGCGATTCTGATGGGGATTATGTCTCCGATCACCGGCATGATTTTTGATAAAATCGGGGCCAGGTGGCTTACGATCGTCGGTCTGGTCATTACAGTCATTACGACATGGGAGTTCAGCCAGTTGACCGATTCGACCACGTTTACGCATTTGATTCTGACTTACACGGTGCGGATGTTCGGCTTGTCCATGCTGATGATGCCGATTACCACCGCCGGTCTGAACCAGCTGCCGCAGCGCCTCAGCTCGCACGGAACCGCGATGGCCAATACGCTGCGGACTGTAGCGGGGGCGCTCGGAATGGCGCTGTTTGTCACCTTAATGACGAACCGCACGAAGAGCGAAATTACCGACGCCGTAGTAAGCGGCCAAATCTCACAAGCCGACAAGCTGGCTTTCGCCAAGTTCTCGCAGGAAGCGATGATTCACGGGATTACGCATGCCTTTGTCATTGCAACATGGGTGACGGTGGCCGGACTTGCACTGGCCTTCTTCATCCGCAAAACATCGCCGCAGCCGGATTTTCTGAAGACCGGGAACGAAACTGTGACTGAAAAAGAATAATAACGCAAGAGGGGCTCCTTCCAAGGTTGTAAAACCGGGAGGGGTCTTTTTTCTGTGTAAGAAGGGAAAGAGGGATTGCTATCGGCAGTATATTTGATTATTATCTAATTAGATATTTATTTAATTTGTGGTTTGAGAGGATGGAGATTATGAAAAAAAGTACGTCCGGCCGTGATGGCGTAAGCGTCGGCTATTACAGGCTGTTCTCCGCCGGGATGATCAACGGGATCGGGGATCGCTTCAGCCAGGTTGCAATGCTGTCGCTGATTCTAAGCCTGACCGGATCGGGCATGGCCGTAGGGCTGTCGCTTGGCATCCGGCTGCTTCCTTCCCTTGTGCTGGCCCCCCTCGGGGGATATCTGGGCGGAAAGCTGCCGCGCAAGGCCGTTATGATGACGACCGATATCGCCCGCGTTCCTTTCGCGCTCTCTTTCCTGTGGGTGACGAGTGGAGACCGGCTGTGGCTGCTCTACGCCGCCAGCTTCGTGCTCGCCGCGGGCGAGGCGATTTACGCGCCGGTCCGCAAATCATCGATACCGCTGCTTGCGGAGCGGAGCGCACTTATGCGGATTAACGGTATGGAGCAGCTGATGACCGGGTGTGTGCTGATTCTGGGGGCGCTGACGGGGGGATTCGTCTCCCATTGGCTCGGACCGGAGACGGCATTCGTGCTGAATGCATGCTCGTTTCTGGCTGCGGCGGCGATCATTTCCGGCATTTCGTTTCCAAGCAGCGCGCCGGAAGGCAGGGAAGAGGAGGTTCGGGGTAATGAGTCGGAGCCCGGCAACGTATCCCGCCGGAAAGGGCTGGCCTCACTGGTGGCCGGGAGCCTTGTTTTGCAGACGGTCCTTGGATATGAGCTGCTTGTTCCGCTGGTGAACGGGCTGGACAATGTGCTGATCAGCGTGTATGCCATCCGGGTGTTTTATGCCGGGGATATCGGGGTGGGGGCTTTTTATGCAGCGCTCGGCGCCGGGCTTACGCTCAGCTTCTGGGCCGGAGGATGGATCAAGCGGAACTTCTTGACGGCGGCGCTGGGAGGGCTGCTGCTGGAAGGTCTGCTGCTGATGGGAATCAGCGCGGCCGGAGGCTTTTGGGCTGCCTGCGGATTGTATGTGCTGCTGTCCCTGGCCTCGGGAATCGGCGGCGCTTCGCTCGACACGCTGCTGATGCGGGAGACGCCCGCCAAATGGCAGCCTGTATTGTTCGGGCTCCTCACTGCGGTGACCAATACACTGCTAGGCTTGTCCATGCTGCTGGCCGGTTGGCTGCTGGCCGGAACGGACCCCCGTACGCTTGGATTCGCGGGGGGCGCCTGCTTTGCCGCAATTGCGATTGCGCTGGGGGCATACGTATGGATCAGAGGCGGAAGGGGCGGGGAAGTCAGCGTTCCTTCGAGGACTCTTTAACCCTCATGGCGCCAAGAACTTTAGGTCTGCGGCGGTAGCGGAAGCGGTAGGCGAGAATCAGCGCGGCCGCGAGGACGGCGGCGAGCACGATCCACGGGGCGTAAGCCTCGAACAGATGGAACACTGCGGTCCATTGAGGACCGAATACCCGGCCGATTCCGACAAACAGAATGACCCAGAACAGCGCGCCTCCATAGGCGTACAGGGCAAACTTGCGGAAAGGAAGAGCGATG encodes:
- a CDS encoding 2-hydroxyacyl-CoA dehydratase — protein: MQLRIGLDVGSTTAKLVVMEQSEIVHQDYVRHYSDIKKAVLTLLDKVISLFPGRDAVLAVSGSSGLSLSKLGDVPFVQEVIACTKAIGELLPSCDTAIELGGEDAKLIYLSGGIEQRMNNACAGGTGAFIDQMAALLKTDPTGLDALAAGHERIYPIASRCGVFAKSDIQPLLNEGARREDVAASIFQSIVNQTIAGLACGRPIRGRVAFLGGPLTYLSQLRARFVETLELAEDDILFPERSQYFVAIGSALSESGGAAVPLAEWRARIAAVDFASERSEDGELPPLFETKAELDEFRRRHSEAGAVRADLSSYRGPCYLGIDAGSTTTKLVLTGSVDEILYTYYGSNQGNPLKSVSEALKEIYRLLPDGCYIAGCYATGYGEGLIKAALKADGGEVETVAHYKAAAKFMPEVDFILDIGGQDMKCIKIRGGAIDSLMLNEACSAGCGSFLESFASALGLGVSEFAEAALHSEKPVNLGSRCTVFMNSKVKQAQKEGASLSDLSAGLAYSVIKNALQKVIKIRRFDELGEHIIVQGGTFYNEAVLRAFEQLTGRTVIRPDIAGVMGAYGCALLARENAAESGVSTLLGAEELESFAYEVTQGRCGRCGNNCPLTISRFPDRSFHVTGNRCERGAGGKKEKNKLPNLMQYKYERFLDYAPLPDEEAVRGVVGMPRAMNLFENYPFWHAFFTSLRYKVVLSPKSDKKLYESGMDTIPSEAVCYPAKMAHGHVQSLLGKGVDFIFYPAIVYEKKEDEAADNHFNCPVVASYPEVIRNNMDGLKEKGIPLVSPFLTFDDISALTKGLARTFPDIPKDEIAAAIQAGLAEAERAKSDLRRKGEETLAFLEETGIKGILLCGHPYHADPEINHGIADLITGMGLAVLTEDAVFHLGSAEGELGVVNQWTYHARIYRAARLAAERSDLELVQLTSFGCGIDAITCDAVQNILERRGKVYTLIKIDEISNLGAARIRLRSLLAAMRERENGEEAPLRAEAAGKTVPFTKDMKSAYTILAPQMSPVHFELFERVFRDFGYRLKVLEKSGPEETEEGLKYVNNDACYPAIVTIGQILSALQSGDYDPERTAVIMSQTGGGCRATNYISLLRKALKDAGLEKIPVLSLNASGMENQPGFRIGLKMINRMFAAACYGDLLMRLLHRFRPYEKVPGSAEALFRKGMERCKDSLSSFSFRDYKKLAREIASEFSRLPLTSAVKPRVGVVGEILIKFHPDANNRIVELIEAEGGEAVLPDFLDFIFYCLYNPIYRAEQFGKNKTLGLINPLLISYLQMYRKPIAAALEEAGVAHKDKNIYRLAEKAERLVSIGNQMGEGWFLTAEMMELLDHGVNNIVCIQPFACLPNHITGRGTMKGLKELYPSANIAAIDYDAGVSVVNQTNRIKLMMSIAAELENGGAFFEESSGPKAGSQLKTARA
- a CDS encoding MarR family winged helix-turn-helix transcriptional regulator → MDDREQLDEIVSSFRRISHSFQQLLWKDAEQFGITPAQLMVLRKLSLCSEMSVTELAERMYLGNSSVSGLVERMVKAELITRKRAEDDRRIFRLALTEKGKEIWEKSEVELRKHLLPLTHIPREDVKELLRIHGRIIEILEQGREQSEL
- a CDS encoding DHA2 family efflux MFS transporter permease subunit, which encodes MSTITANAAVAAKNIRRGPIIAALLIGAFVALLNQTLMNVALPKMMDSLGIEANTAQWLTTGFMLVNGVFVPVSAYLTEKFTTRTLFITAMSLFSIGTLVCALGPGFEVIMVGRVIQAAGAGILMPLMNIVFLMIFPIEERGKAMGLMAVAMIFAPAVGPTLSGWVVQNYSWRVLFYIVLPLAIFATLLGVKFMQNVTVKTSPKLDKPGVIFSTLGFGGLLYGLSDAGTDGWNSITVILSLTVGVIGLALLVWRELVTDKPMLEFRIFRYNMYSLTTVINIIVTMGMYSGMILLPLYLQKIRGFTPLESGVMLLPGAILMGIMSPITGMIFDKIGARWLTIVGLVITVITTWEFSQLTDSTTFTHLILTYTVRMFGLSMLMMPITTAGLNQLPQRLSSHGTAMANTLRTVAGALGMALFVTLMTNRTKSEITDAVVSGQISQADKLAFAKFSQEAMIHGITHAFVIATWVTVAGLALAFFIRKTSPQPDFLKTGNETVTEKE
- a CDS encoding MFS transporter, which codes for MKKSTSGRDGVSVGYYRLFSAGMINGIGDRFSQVAMLSLILSLTGSGMAVGLSLGIRLLPSLVLAPLGGYLGGKLPRKAVMMTTDIARVPFALSFLWVTSGDRLWLLYAASFVLAAGEAIYAPVRKSSIPLLAERSALMRINGMEQLMTGCVLILGALTGGFVSHWLGPETAFVLNACSFLAAAAIISGISFPSSAPEGREEEVRGNESEPGNVSRRKGLASLVAGSLVLQTVLGYELLVPLVNGLDNVLISVYAIRVFYAGDIGVGAFYAALGAGLTLSFWAGGWIKRNFLTAALGGLLLEGLLLMGISAAGGFWAACGLYVLLSLASGIGGASLDTLLMRETPAKWQPVLFGLLTAVTNTLLGLSMLLAGWLLAGTDPRTLGFAGGACFAAIAIALGAYVWIRGGRGGEVSVPSRTL